A genome region from Nocardia sp. NBC_01730 includes the following:
- a CDS encoding ABC transporter ATP-binding protein — protein sequence MVNVIELQGLSKTYGSARGLVELSLEVRRGEVFGYLGPNGAGKSTTIRLLLDLIRPTSGSARVLGLDPREDAVQLHTRIGYLAGDFVVPGRRSVGATLRLLGALRGGVAAERIDALCERLELDQNAQVKSLSKGNRQKLGLVQAFMHSPELLILDEPTSGLDPLGQQTFLEMTAEAAQNGQTVFMSSHIMSEVETVADRVAIIRDGRLVASNTVSGLRTNAVRDVEITFTEPVSIVEFTALTNVTDVRMDDTTLRCQVAGSPDELLRAVVAHHVVALSVTEPALEDLFHSYYTGESDAA from the coding sequence ATGGTGAACGTGATTGAGCTTCAAGGGCTCAGCAAGACCTACGGCTCCGCCCGCGGTCTGGTCGAGCTGTCTCTGGAGGTCCGCCGAGGTGAGGTGTTCGGCTACCTGGGCCCGAACGGGGCAGGTAAGTCGACAACCATCCGGTTGCTGCTGGACCTGATTCGACCGACCAGTGGCAGTGCTCGCGTACTGGGCCTCGACCCTCGAGAAGACGCGGTGCAGTTGCACACGCGGATCGGTTATCTCGCCGGGGATTTCGTCGTACCAGGCCGCCGGAGCGTCGGCGCGACGCTGCGATTACTGGGCGCTCTACGCGGCGGAGTCGCCGCTGAACGGATCGATGCACTCTGCGAGCGGCTCGAATTGGATCAGAACGCTCAGGTCAAGAGCCTGTCCAAGGGCAACCGTCAAAAGCTCGGCCTGGTCCAGGCGTTCATGCATTCCCCCGAACTGCTCATCCTGGACGAGCCGACCTCGGGCCTGGACCCGCTCGGTCAGCAGACCTTCCTGGAGATGACGGCCGAGGCCGCCCAGAACGGGCAGACGGTGTTCATGTCTAGTCACATCATGAGCGAGGTCGAGACAGTCGCCGACCGGGTCGCGATCATCCGAGACGGCAGATTGGTCGCCTCGAACACGGTGTCGGGGCTGCGCACCAACGCCGTTCGCGATGTGGAGATCACCTTCACCGAGCCGGTCAGCATCGTCGAATTCACCGCGCTGACGAACGTGACCGACGTCCGTATGGATGACACAACCCTGCGCTGCCAGGTCGCCGGGAGCCCGGACGAGCTGCTGCGGGCGGTGGTGGCGCACCATGTTGTCGCGCTGTCGGTCACCGAACCCGCGCTCGAAGACCTGTTCCACAGCTACTACACCGGAGAATCCGATGCTGCCTGA
- a CDS encoding TerD family protein, translated as MFVTLRDASGAGLDYVRMALGWDPVKQRRWFGRRSKDIDLNASALLFAADRLVDVVYHQQLSSTDGSVRHLGDSTTGEGKGDNEIITVDLTRLVPQITTAVFIVTCYSGQTFEQIENAFCRVIDGMSGTEITRYDLGGGGSHTGLVMGKLVRSSDGWQFDEIGQAIHAQHPVEAVSQLTPFLT; from the coding sequence ATGTTCGTGACGTTGCGCGATGCGAGTGGGGCGGGACTCGACTACGTCCGTATGGCTCTCGGATGGGACCCGGTCAAGCAGCGGCGCTGGTTCGGCCGACGAAGCAAGGACATCGATCTCAATGCTTCAGCGCTGTTGTTCGCCGCGGATCGCCTCGTCGATGTCGTCTACCACCAACAGCTCAGCTCCACCGATGGCTCGGTACGCCATCTCGGCGACAGCACGACCGGTGAAGGTAAGGGCGACAACGAAATCATCACCGTCGACCTCACCCGATTAGTACCCCAGATCACCACCGCGGTCTTCATCGTCACGTGCTACTCAGGCCAAACCTTCGAGCAGATCGAAAACGCCTTCTGCCGCGTAATCGACGGCATGTCCGGCACCGAGATCACCCGCTACGACCTCGGCGGCGGCGGTTCACACACCGGCCTGGTCATGGGCAAACTGGTCCGCTCCAGCGACGGCTGGCAATTCGACGAGATCGGCCAAGCGATACACGCACAACATCCGGTCGAGGCGGTCTCACAGCTGACACCTTTCTTGACCTAG
- a CDS encoding GbsR/MarR family transcriptional regulator encodes MTGLDDDRLMDWVERLAMFLTQDGVPPIAGRCLGWLMVCDPPEQSAAQIGVAISASRGSLTTNLRVLMAMGFVNKRMRAGERTAYYRVDDNAWEKVVQRQVASLASFRDLAADGMALLGSGSARSARIQEAHDTFDWMAKVFDNAPPRPSSKGV; translated from the coding sequence GTGACCGGCCTTGACGACGACCGGCTGATGGATTGGGTCGAGCGGCTGGCGATGTTCCTCACTCAGGACGGCGTGCCGCCTATCGCGGGGCGGTGCCTGGGCTGGCTCATGGTCTGCGATCCGCCCGAGCAATCCGCGGCGCAGATCGGCGTGGCGATCAGCGCCAGCCGCGGGTCGTTGACCACGAATCTGCGGGTGCTGATGGCCATGGGGTTCGTGAACAAGCGCATGCGCGCCGGTGAGCGCACCGCGTACTACCGCGTCGATGACAACGCGTGGGAGAAAGTGGTTCAGCGGCAAGTCGCTTCGCTGGCTTCGTTTCGCGATCTGGCCGCCGACGGCATGGCACTGCTCGGGTCCGGCAGCGCCCGCTCCGCGCGGATCCAAGAGGCACACGACACCTTCGACTGGATGGCGAAGGTATTCGACAACGCACCCCCACGGCCATCCAGCAAAGGAGTGTGA
- a CDS encoding ArsB/NhaD family transporter, with protein sequence MTAVAVVAFVVAYLLIATERIHKTKAALGGAAVVLALGVLDSGQAFFSHDTGVDWDVILLLFGMMVIVGILRQTGIFEYTAIWAAKRAKGSPVRIMILLTLITAVASAFLDNVTTVLLIAPVTLLVCDRLGIRPVPFLIAEVLASNIGGAATLIGDPPNIIVASRSGLTFNDFLVHMAPIVALELAVFTLILPLLFRGSFDAEPSRIADVMALDERETIQDRGLLIKCGAVLLAVFTAFITHSVMHIDPSVVALLGAGVLVLISGVESEQYLSGVEWETLLFFAGLFVMVGALVETGVVKTMAQWATDATGGNALVAVMLILLVSALLSGIIDNIPYVATMSPLVADLTGTIDNPVHADALWWSLTLGADFGGNLTAVGASANVVMLGIAARAGTPVSFWEFTRKGATVTAITIAIAAPYLWLRYFVFS encoded by the coding sequence GTGACCGCGGTTGCCGTCGTCGCGTTCGTGGTGGCGTATCTGCTGATCGCGACCGAACGGATCCACAAAACCAAGGCCGCGCTGGGCGGTGCCGCAGTGGTACTCGCGCTGGGTGTACTCGACTCGGGACAGGCGTTCTTCTCCCACGACACCGGTGTCGACTGGGATGTCATCCTGCTGCTGTTCGGGATGATGGTCATCGTCGGGATCCTGCGCCAGACCGGCATATTCGAATACACCGCGATCTGGGCAGCCAAGCGCGCCAAAGGATCTCCGGTACGGATCATGATCCTGCTGACGCTGATCACGGCGGTGGCATCGGCTTTCCTGGACAACGTCACCACCGTCCTACTCATCGCTCCCGTCACCCTGCTGGTGTGCGACCGACTCGGGATCCGACCGGTACCGTTCCTCATCGCCGAAGTGCTGGCATCCAATATCGGCGGCGCCGCGACGTTGATCGGCGACCCGCCGAATATCATCGTCGCCAGCCGAAGCGGCTTGACGTTCAACGACTTCCTCGTGCACATGGCCCCGATCGTGGCCCTCGAGCTGGCGGTCTTCACCCTGATCCTGCCGCTGCTGTTCCGTGGCTCTTTCGACGCCGAACCCAGTCGCATCGCCGATGTGATGGCTCTCGACGAGCGCGAAACAATCCAGGATCGAGGTCTGCTGATCAAATGCGGTGCCGTGTTGCTCGCCGTGTTCACCGCATTCATCACCCACTCCGTGATGCATATCGATCCGTCGGTGGTGGCGCTGCTCGGCGCCGGTGTGCTGGTGCTCATCTCCGGAGTCGAGTCCGAGCAATACCTCTCCGGGGTCGAGTGGGAGACGTTGCTGTTCTTCGCCGGACTGTTCGTCATGGTCGGAGCGCTCGTCGAGACCGGAGTCGTGAAAACGATGGCGCAGTGGGCGACCGACGCCACCGGCGGCAACGCCCTCGTGGCGGTGATGCTGATACTGCTGGTGTCAGCGCTGCTGTCAGGCATCATCGACAACATCCCCTACGTGGCCACGATGAGCCCGCTGGTAGCCGACCTCACCGGCACAATCGACAACCCCGTCCACGCCGATGCGCTGTGGTGGTCACTGACCCTGGGGGCGGACTTCGGCGGCAACCTGACCGCGGTCGGCGCCAGCGCCAACGTCGTCATGCTCGGCATCGCGGCACGCGCCGGGACACCGGTGTCGTTCTGGGAGTTCACCCGCAAAGGCGCAACAGTCACCGCAATCACGATCGCGATCGCCGCACCATATCTATGGTTGCGCTACTTTGTGTTCAGCTGA
- a CDS encoding TetR family transcriptional regulator, producing the protein METDWRAAKRARTREAIQQAALRLFAEHGYDGVTVERIAAEAGVSHTTFFRYFPTKEDVVLSDNYDPLIARFVAARGEADPVERVRRGIAEALALLDEHEMVVVRERTRLMLSASALRARQWENRASTQRLLEEVLRGDASGAVPLALRVTAAACTAALATAVTAWAEDDGADLAATVDAAFAALERNRRA; encoded by the coding sequence ATGGAAACCGACTGGCGGGCCGCCAAGCGCGCCCGTACCCGCGAGGCAATTCAACAGGCTGCTCTGCGTCTATTCGCTGAGCATGGCTACGACGGCGTCACTGTGGAGCGCATCGCTGCCGAGGCGGGGGTTTCGCACACCACTTTCTTCCGGTATTTCCCCACCAAGGAGGACGTGGTCCTCAGCGACAACTACGATCCCCTGATTGCCCGGTTCGTCGCCGCTCGCGGCGAGGCCGACCCGGTCGAGCGGGTCCGCCGTGGTATCGCCGAAGCTCTCGCGCTCTTGGATGAGCATGAGATGGTCGTCGTTCGCGAGCGCACCCGGCTGATGCTTTCCGCATCGGCCTTGCGTGCTCGCCAGTGGGAGAACCGGGCGTCCACCCAGCGCCTGCTGGAAGAGGTTTTGCGCGGCGACGCGTCCGGGGCGGTTCCGTTGGCTTTGCGGGTGACTGCCGCCGCCTGCACGGCCGCGCTGGCCACGGCGGTCACCGCTTGGGCCGAGGACGACGGCGCCGACCTCGCTGCCACCGTTGATGCTGCCTTCGCCGCCCTCGAGCGGAACCGCCGTGCCTGA
- a CDS encoding CBS domain-containing protein gives MQASQIAEDYPSVTMDSDALAAAKLLAEHRLPGIVVTDGDSAPRAVLPASQVVRFLVPRYVQDDPSLAGVLSESVADRIADTLRGKTVGELLPEPKPKSVLPVARADDTIVEVAALMARCRCPLVAVVDGTRMIGVITASRLLQVTLAT, from the coding sequence GTGCAGGCAAGTCAGATAGCCGAGGACTATCCGTCGGTGACGATGGATTCCGATGCCTTGGCGGCGGCGAAGCTGTTGGCCGAGCATCGGCTGCCGGGCATCGTGGTGACCGATGGCGACTCGGCGCCCCGTGCTGTATTGCCCGCCTCCCAGGTGGTGCGGTTCCTGGTGCCCCGGTATGTGCAGGACGACCCGTCGCTGGCCGGTGTGCTCTCGGAGTCGGTGGCCGATCGAATCGCGGATACCCTGCGCGGCAAAACCGTCGGCGAACTGCTCCCGGAGCCGAAACCGAAGTCGGTACTGCCGGTCGCCCGAGCCGACGACACAATAGTGGAGGTTGCCGCGTTGATGGCCCGCTGCCGGTGCCCGCTGGTCGCGGTGGTCGACGGGACTCGGATGATCGGAGTGATCACCGCGTCCCGCCTGCTGCAGGTCACACTCGCCACCTGA
- a CDS encoding molybdopterin-dependent oxidoreductase, producing the protein MRKKTTAMAGSGDNDSDAQLAVPRIIAAQVSSARSPAVAARVGIALGAAITVCFLTGLLSHWIQHPPSWFWWPPHPVWLYRVTQGAHVLSGVTAIPLLLVKLWSVYPRLFAKPLIGSPIRALERGSIAVLVGAVMFQLATGLLNTAQWYPWKFFFTTTHYAIAYISFGAVAVHLAVKLPVVRAALSRPVTEPADTDRRPSPNIVPADRERDAGMSRRAVLGIAGITAAVACLATAGQTIPFLRWLSVLAPRTGQGPQGVPVNRTAAQAGLTALASDPAYRLHVTVGSRQRAFTVADLHVLPQSEAALPIACVEGWSASARWTGVRLLDLLTVVGGYPGGSVRFTSLEQSGLYRVSVLPPSHVVDSDSLIALRLNGEELDIDHGYPCRLIAPSRPGVLQTKWLSSIEVLA; encoded by the coding sequence ATGAGGAAGAAGACGACCGCCATGGCGGGATCCGGCGACAACGATTCGGACGCGCAACTGGCTGTTCCGAGAATCATTGCCGCGCAGGTGTCGTCGGCCAGGTCGCCGGCGGTGGCAGCCCGGGTCGGGATCGCGCTCGGGGCCGCGATCACCGTGTGCTTCCTGACCGGACTGCTCAGCCACTGGATCCAGCACCCACCGAGCTGGTTCTGGTGGCCGCCCCATCCGGTGTGGTTGTACCGGGTCACCCAGGGCGCACATGTACTCTCCGGTGTCACCGCGATACCGCTGCTGCTGGTCAAACTGTGGTCGGTCTATCCGCGGCTGTTCGCCAAACCACTGATCGGCAGCCCGATCCGTGCCCTGGAACGTGGCTCGATCGCGGTGCTGGTAGGTGCGGTGATGTTCCAGCTGGCGACCGGACTGCTCAATACCGCGCAGTGGTATCCGTGGAAATTCTTTTTCACGACCACCCACTACGCCATCGCGTATATCTCATTCGGCGCGGTCGCGGTCCACCTCGCGGTGAAACTGCCCGTAGTGCGCGCCGCACTGAGCAGACCGGTCACCGAACCGGCCGACACCGATCGGCGGCCGTCGCCCAACATTGTCCCAGCCGATCGAGAGCGGGACGCTGGAATGTCCCGCCGCGCTGTGCTGGGGATCGCTGGAATCACCGCGGCCGTGGCATGTCTGGCGACGGCGGGTCAAACCATACCGTTCCTGCGCTGGCTGTCGGTGCTGGCGCCCCGGACCGGCCAAGGGCCGCAAGGTGTTCCGGTCAACCGAACCGCCGCCCAGGCCGGGCTCACCGCGCTCGCCTCCGACCCCGCATACCGGTTGCATGTGACCGTCGGATCTCGACAACGCGCATTCACCGTCGCCGACCTGCACGTGCTGCCGCAGAGCGAAGCCGCCCTCCCGATCGCCTGTGTCGAAGGCTGGAGTGCGTCCGCGCGCTGGACCGGAGTACGGCTATTGGACCTGCTCACCGTGGTCGGCGGCTACCCCGGCGGCAGCGTCCGATTCACCTCACTCGAGCAGAGCGGGTTGTACCGGGTATCGGTGCTACCACCCTCGCATGTCGTCGACTCCGATAGCCTGATCGCGCTGCGGCTCAACGGCGAAGAACTCGACATCGACCACGGCTATCCCTGTCGGCTCATCGCCCCTAGCCGCCCCGGCGTGCTGCAAACCAAATGGCTTTCGAGCATCGAGGTGCTGGCATGA
- a CDS encoding RNA polymerase sigma-70 factor: MHTTGESGARRQAEGEAASLGDGDHATLAATETFVAHRNLLFTVAYEMLGSAADADDVLQETWLRWVGVDAAHVDSPRAYLVRITTRQALNRLRSVKRRREAYVGSWLPEPLLTTPDVAADVELAESVSMGLMVVLETLTPTERAVFVLREAFGLDYAEIAAAVEKSSAAVHQIAHRARRHVEARRPRRAVTAREAQATVEAFRRALETRDLQGLLDVLAPEVVAISDGGGIKQATPRPVIGADKVARFMVGGLTKHDIALTVEPTAINGSPALALHIDGELDGVIAVRVEDTRITGLYFVRNPHKLTHIDTETPLTLR; encoded by the coding sequence ATGCACACGACAGGTGAATCCGGTGCGCGACGGCAGGCCGAGGGCGAGGCCGCGAGCCTCGGCGACGGTGACCACGCCACCCTCGCAGCGACGGAAACGTTTGTCGCGCACCGCAATCTGCTGTTCACGGTCGCCTACGAGATGCTCGGATCCGCGGCAGACGCCGACGACGTCCTGCAGGAAACCTGGTTGCGCTGGGTAGGCGTCGACGCGGCGCACGTCGACTCCCCGCGCGCCTATCTGGTTCGAATCACCACACGGCAGGCGCTCAACCGGCTGCGTTCGGTGAAGCGCCGCCGGGAGGCGTACGTGGGCTCCTGGCTGCCGGAGCCGTTGCTCACCACTCCGGATGTGGCCGCCGATGTGGAACTCGCCGAAAGCGTGTCGATGGGGCTGATGGTCGTGCTCGAGACCTTGACTCCAACCGAACGAGCGGTATTCGTGCTGCGCGAAGCGTTCGGGTTGGACTATGCCGAGATCGCGGCCGCGGTGGAGAAATCCTCCGCCGCCGTGCACCAGATCGCCCACCGCGCCCGCCGCCACGTCGAAGCCCGCCGACCGCGCCGCGCGGTCACCGCGCGCGAGGCGCAAGCGACTGTCGAAGCGTTCCGGCGCGCGCTCGAGACCCGAGACCTGCAGGGCCTGCTCGACGTACTCGCCCCCGAGGTGGTGGCGATCAGCGACGGCGGCGGCATCAAGCAGGCCACCCCACGGCCCGTCATCGGCGCGGACAAGGTGGCGCGGTTCATGGTCGGGGGCCTCACCAAGCACGACATCGCGCTCACCGTCGAACCGACCGCGATCAACGGCAGCCCCGCATTGGCGCTGCACATCGACGGGGAACTCGACGGTGTCATCGCGGTGCGGGTCGAGGACACCCGCATCACCGGTCTCTACTTCGTCCGCAACCCGCACAAGCTGACCCACATCGACACCGAAACCCCACTCACCCTGCGCTGA
- a CDS encoding ABC transporter permease subunit translates to MLPDIYTQTISDNRRPLIAWSAGITAVGLMYAGFYPQVSSGDMADTVQNYPEAMREALRLDDMSSAAGYLGSSVFGLLLPLLAMIFGVSFGARAIAGDEESGYLDLLLAYPISRIRLALQRFAALVTGAAAIGLLVLLGMLAIRSSADLDSISVGEFAAQCLNLTLLAISFGALAIGLGAATGRRGPVLAGAAAIGVLTYAAHSLGGVIGAEWLEYLSPFHYYIGGEPLRNGIQWADAAILFAISAILVIAGLTRFDRRDLTS, encoded by the coding sequence ATGCTGCCTGACATCTACACCCAGACCATCTCCGACAACCGCCGACCCCTGATCGCCTGGTCGGCCGGGATCACCGCAGTCGGGCTGATGTACGCCGGGTTCTATCCCCAGGTATCGAGCGGCGACATGGCCGATACCGTGCAGAACTATCCGGAAGCGATGCGGGAGGCGCTGCGTCTCGACGATATGTCCTCAGCCGCAGGGTATCTCGGCTCCAGTGTCTTCGGGCTGCTGCTACCGCTGCTGGCGATGATTTTCGGCGTCAGCTTCGGCGCGCGCGCTATCGCGGGCGACGAGGAATCCGGATACCTCGACCTTCTGCTGGCGTATCCGATCAGCCGAATCCGGCTCGCACTGCAGCGCTTCGCCGCCCTGGTGACCGGCGCTGCCGCGATCGGGCTGCTGGTCTTGCTCGGCATGCTGGCGATCCGCTCCTCCGCTGACCTCGACTCGATCAGCGTCGGCGAGTTCGCGGCACAATGCCTCAACCTGACACTGCTGGCGATCAGCTTCGGTGCGCTGGCGATCGGCCTCGGCGCGGCAACCGGGCGGCGCGGCCCAGTCCTCGCTGGCGCCGCGGCGATCGGTGTACTCACCTACGCCGCCCACAGCCTCGGCGGCGTCATCGGCGCCGAGTGGCTCGAGTATTTGTCGCCGTTCCACTACTACATCGGCGGGGAACCGTTGCGGAACGGAATCCAATGGGCCGACGCCGCCATCCTGTTCGCGATCTCGGCGATCCTGGTCATCGCGGGCCTGACTCGGTTCGACCGCCGCGACCTCACCTCCTGA
- a CDS encoding zinc-binding dehydrogenase, whose product MTATASPRSLDRTRSYGAQRIIDYTETPVVQAVAGQRFDVVLNLAPSSPEENTELADLVADGGAYVSTTTPVPEDVGRGVRAVRPFAYSDAAQLATLVARVDAGELEIAVAERLPLSELPTVHTRAAERIAHVAELTARVEGRELGFEVAAQLRAEAER is encoded by the coding sequence GTGACCGCGACAGCCAGCCCGCGCAGCCTTGACCGCACTCGCTCCTACGGCGCGCAGCGGATCATCGACTACACCGAAACCCCCGTCGTGCAGGCGGTGGCCGGACAGCGGTTCGACGTGGTGCTGAACCTGGCGCCCAGCAGTCCGGAGGAGAACACGGAGTTGGCGGACCTGGTCGCCGACGGTGGGGCATACGTCAGCACGACCACTCCCGTCCCGGAGGATGTCGGACGCGGGGTGCGGGCAGTGCGGCCCTTCGCGTACAGCGACGCCGCTCAGCTCGCCACGCTGGTCGCTCGCGTCGACGCCGGAGAGCTGGAGATCGCGGTGGCCGAACGACTGCCACTGTCCGAATTGCCCACTGTCCATACCCGCGCCGCCGAACGGATCGCCCATGTGGCCGAGCTAACCGCCCGAGTCGAGGGCCGAGAGCTGGGTTTCGAAGTGGCCGCACAGCTTCGGGCCGAGGCGGAGCGCTGA
- a CDS encoding FAD-dependent monooxygenase, with amino-acid sequence MNGSAIVVGAGIGGLTAAIALRRIGWDVTVLERASELGEVGAGMSQSPNALRALDALGVGEEVRRAGVPFHAPNHLRTPSGSYLINAQTPEDGTPLLGFHRADLHRALLGHVPDECVRTSSEVTGIEQTAGKVTVTCGGAKSTADLVVAADGANSTTRRLLWPDAPRPRFWGNTVWRAIAKLDGVDASMTMSRGQYFLIMPVGRGRVYWALVARAQGPGIRFDDELSEVRGRVGCWHDPIPALLDATPPDVVLHHDLADLDSLPTYVHGHVALLGDAAHVMHPDMGQGAGQAIEDAVVLAAALAAAGDVPAALRQYDAARRPRTQTIVKQARKKGLGGTSANPLSYNLQKLMLRMIPASRWPALSERALAPVWTWEPPQFLEHTR; translated from the coding sequence ATGAACGGATCAGCCATTGTGGTCGGTGCCGGAATCGGCGGACTGACCGCCGCCATCGCCCTGCGGCGGATCGGCTGGGACGTCACCGTCTTGGAACGGGCCTCGGAGCTCGGTGAAGTAGGCGCTGGAATGTCCCAGTCGCCCAATGCTTTACGCGCGCTCGACGCGCTCGGTGTCGGGGAGGAAGTACGCAGAGCCGGCGTACCGTTCCACGCCCCCAACCACCTGCGCACCCCATCGGGCAGCTACCTCATCAATGCGCAGACCCCGGAGGATGGTACACCGCTACTGGGATTTCACCGCGCCGATCTGCACCGCGCACTACTCGGACACGTCCCCGACGAGTGCGTACGCACGAGTTCCGAGGTGACCGGCATCGAGCAAACCGCAGGGAAGGTCACCGTGACCTGCGGCGGTGCGAAGTCGACCGCCGATCTGGTGGTGGCCGCCGACGGGGCGAACAGCACCACCCGGCGGCTGCTCTGGCCGGATGCGCCGCGACCGCGGTTTTGGGGCAACACGGTGTGGCGGGCCATCGCGAAGCTGGATGGGGTCGACGCCAGCATGACTATGAGCCGTGGCCAGTATTTCTTGATTATGCCGGTCGGACGGGGCCGGGTGTACTGGGCGCTGGTGGCCCGGGCACAGGGGCCAGGTATCCGCTTCGATGATGAGCTCAGCGAGGTGCGTGGTCGGGTCGGCTGCTGGCACGACCCGATCCCGGCGCTGCTCGATGCCACCCCGCCCGATGTCGTGCTGCACCACGACCTGGCCGACCTCGACTCACTGCCGACCTACGTGCACGGTCACGTGGCCTTGCTCGGCGACGCCGCGCACGTGATGCACCCGGACATGGGCCAAGGCGCCGGACAGGCCATCGAAGACGCTGTCGTGCTCGCGGCCGCGCTGGCCGCGGCGGGCGACGTCCCCGCAGCGCTGAGGCAGTACGACGCCGCCCGCCGGCCACGAACACAGACCATCGTGAAGCAAGCCCGCAAGAAAGGCTTGGGCGGGACGTCGGCGAACCCACTCAGCTACAACCTCCAGAAACTGATGCTGCGCATGATCCCAGCCTCCCGCTGGCCGGCCTTGTCCGAACGCGCGCTCGCACCGGTATGGACCTGGGAGCCACCGCAATTTCTCGAACACACTCGGTGA
- a CDS encoding GbsR/MarR family transcriptional regulator → MGTNERLRAAAEKLALTLSDGGGMQRSTARVMTALLYAEQDTMTAADLCEELSISSGAVSTAIKQLIPVGLIERVPAPGSRRDHYRFRRGAWAALMSQQNTMLATMRDAAQEGIDATGEDTVTARRLHEMQDFYTYMTNELVPLIDRWREQYAAEHD, encoded by the coding sequence GTGGGTACCAATGAGCGATTGCGGGCCGCCGCGGAGAAGCTGGCCTTGACCTTGTCCGACGGGGGAGGGATGCAGCGGTCCACGGCTCGGGTGATGACGGCGTTGCTCTATGCCGAGCAGGACACGATGACTGCCGCGGATTTGTGCGAGGAGTTGTCGATCAGTTCCGGCGCGGTCTCCACCGCCATCAAACAGCTCATCCCGGTCGGCCTGATCGAACGAGTCCCCGCACCGGGCAGTCGGCGCGACCACTACAGATTCCGCAGAGGCGCTTGGGCGGCTTTGATGTCGCAGCAGAACACGATGCTGGCCACCATGCGCGACGCCGCCCAGGAAGGTATCGATGCGACCGGCGAGGACACGGTCACCGCGCGCCGTCTGCACGAGATGCAGGACTTCTACACCTACATGACCAACGAGCTGGTCCCTCTCATCGATCGCTGGCGCGAGCAGTACGCCGCCGAACACGACTGA
- a CDS encoding ABC transporter ATP-binding protein translates to MLPSPPSSGTAVPEPAIEVSHLTVTYPGADTPAVRDMSFTVDRGEVFGFLGPSGAGKTTVHRVLTRQLRRFSGKVHVLGRPVGQGRDRDFFERIGVGFELPARLPGLTAREDLTAFAAFYRGPTEDPDAVLDSVDLTAAADRPTAEFSKGMLIRLNLARALINRPELLLVDEPTSGLDPVRAERVRGILRHRAHAGATVLVTTHDMPTADRVCDRVAFVVDGRIAAVDTPRSLKIAHGHPEVVVEYRRNGHLEQRQLPLEAVAALVPGAIETIHSREAALDDVFAAVTGHRSGLAEPEAPR, encoded by the coding sequence ATGCTGCCTTCGCCGCCCTCGAGCGGAACCGCCGTGCCTGAGCCGGCGATCGAGGTCAGCCACCTCACCGTCACCTACCCAGGTGCCGACACCCCTGCCGTGCGCGATATGAGTTTCACCGTCGACCGTGGCGAAGTGTTCGGCTTCCTGGGTCCGTCCGGGGCGGGCAAGACCACCGTGCACCGTGTCCTGACCCGCCAGTTGCGTCGCTTCTCCGGAAAGGTTCACGTCCTCGGTCGACCGGTGGGGCAGGGGCGAGACCGCGATTTCTTCGAGCGGATCGGTGTCGGTTTCGAACTGCCCGCCCGTCTGCCCGGGCTCACTGCCCGCGAGGACCTCACCGCCTTCGCCGCGTTCTACCGCGGCCCGACCGAGGACCCGGACGCGGTGCTGGATTCGGTGGATCTGACCGCTGCCGCCGACCGGCCGACCGCCGAGTTCTCCAAGGGCATGCTCATCCGGCTCAACCTCGCACGGGCCCTGATCAACCGGCCTGAGCTGCTGTTGGTGGACGAACCCACCTCCGGGCTGGACCCGGTCCGCGCCGAACGCGTCCGTGGCATCCTGCGTCACCGTGCTCACGCCGGTGCGACCGTGCTTGTCACGACGCACGACATGCCCACCGCCGACCGCGTGTGCGACCGGGTGGCGTTCGTGGTCGACGGTCGCATCGCCGCCGTGGACACCCCGCGCAGCCTCAAAATCGCCCACGGCCACCCCGAGGTGGTCGTCGAGTATCGCCGCAACGGCCACCTCGAACAGCGCCAGCTGCCCTTGGAAGCCGTGGCCGCGCTCGTGCCGGGAGCGATCGAGACCATCCACAGCCGCGAGGCCGCCCTGGACGACGTCTTCGCCGCCGTCACCGGACACCGATCCGGACTCGCTGAACCCGAGGCGCCACGATGA